One uncultured Carboxylicivirga sp. genomic window, TGCTTTCAAGATGTTCCATTACAGGTATGTATTGTTGTTCCGACCAATTAATCAGATCTGTGGATGATGCATAACCAATTCCTTTATCCCACCATCCGGTTGTCCAAACTAAATGGAATACTCCATCTTTGCCTTGTGCTATACTCGGGTCGCGCATTAATCGATCTTTCCCGATTACTGGTTGCAGCAATGATTCTCCATTGTTAATGATTCCCCATTCATGTCCATCATAACTATAAGCTATGTGAAGACCATCTTGCCCTCCATTTATGAAGTATGAAAAAAGGTAAACCTCTTTTGGCTTTTCGGTGCAACTTGACATTAAAATAAATAGTGCAATACTTAGTTTTATCAGGCTTTTCATAATTAAGAAGATTCTAATATATGTTTAAAGATGCAAGGTAATGGCTCATTCAAATTGTTTACTGGATATTAATACAAAGAACTGAAAAAATTGACATATTCTTCTGCATGTATATTATATTATATAATTTTAGTACCTTAATTGACCAAGCGAATTTTGTATGAAATTTGCAATTATCATGGAATAAAGATGATCTATAAGGAAAGGCTTATTTTATGGGTAATGATTCTATATCTGTTTACAGGTATTGGTATTTATGCTCAGGAAACCATTACATTTAGTCAGATTAGTACAAAAGAGGGACTTTCTCAAAATACAGTTCGTAGTATTCTTGTTGACAATAAAGGATTTTTATGGGTTGGTACGCTTGATGGTTTAGTGCGTTATGATGGCAACCGTTTTATCACCTATAAACCGGAAGCCGATTCTCCCACTAATATTCCTGATCAGCGGGTGAAAGGTATTTTTGAGGATCGTAATGGTTTTATCTGGATACTTACTTATGCAAACTCTTTTAGTTGTTATAATCCCAATACAGAAGACTTCATAGAATTTAGTTACGAGGGTAAAAATATTTCATTGCCATTTACTCACTTTGCTGAGACATCAGATGGTAATGTATGGCTATGGGGTGGGAATGGTTGTGTGAAAATGGCAATGGGAGCCAATAATTTACCCGAGGTATTATTTCATTCATCAGTTAATAAGAAACAATTGACGGATGAGAATATTAATTTTTTATTTGAAGATTCAGCTAAGTCCATATGGATTGGTACCGAATCCGGGTTAAACTGCTTTAATCCTTCCGGTGACATCCAACATTTCTTTAAAGGTAATGATGATGGTGATTTTGTGGCAGCTGTTGAAGAAAGTGGTATTATTTATTTTCTAATGGCGAATGGAACCATTCATCGATTTAATCAATCTGCAAAAACATTTATTTCATCTTTCAGAAGCCCTGTTGAAGATACTTTCCGGGATTTGAAGAGAATGAATAACAGCTATCTCGTTGCCTCAACATTAAATGAGCAACTGTTTAAAATTGATATCAGTACAGGTAACTATTTTAAAAATGCCCTGAATCTGTCACATACATTCAAAGGTTCACCACAGTTGTATTTGGATAATAAAAAAGGTTTATGGGTATATGATTATTCCGGTATGGTTTTTTACTATAATCCGGAAAAGGACATAATTAAATCGTTTCAACTAATAAAACCTGAGATAGCCAATGTAATTGATGATGGACGTTATAATATTTTGATTGACAATGAAGGTGTTTATTGGATAACAACATATGGTAGTGGACTTTATCGTTATGATGCAGAAAAAGATCAGCTTACAAATTACAAGTATGATCAGCTAAAAAATAGCCCCGCTTCAGATTATATGCTTTCCATCATAGATGATAAATATGGGAATCTTTGGATCGGATGTGAATATGCTGGTGTTATAAAAGTGGTCAAGGAAAAATATCATGCTGAATATATCAAACCGGAGGTTGCAGGATCTATCGGAACAAAAAATAATGTAAGAGTTATAGTTAAGGATTCTGATTCGAATATTTGGTTAGGAACTAAAAATGGAAGCCTTTATTTGTACGATAAGGATTTGAATAACAAAAGGATTGTTATGAAAAATATTAATCCTTATACGGTATGTGAAGATGATAGGGGACGTATTTGGGTTGGAACAAAGGGGAATGGTGTTTATGTGATTGATAAAAAGACATTCAAGGAATATTATCATTTTACTGCATCTGATGATAACGACCAGAGTTTAAGTCACAATTCAATTTTTGACATTATTCAGGATACGGATAAACGTATTTGGATAGCATCTTTTGGAGGAGGTATTGATCTGGTGGAAGAAACAGATCAAGGTATTGCATTTAAGCATTTTCTAAATAATAAAGGGAACCTTAGTTTTGTAAGGTGCCTGATTCAGGATCGTGAAGGTAATATATGGGCTGGTAGTTATGAAGGATTGATAAGTTTTCGATTCGAGGAGATCAACATCAATCCGAATGCCTATACTATTTACACTTATAATTCAGGGCATCCGGTTGGATTAAATTGTAATGATGTAAAAACGGTTTATGAAGACAGTTTTGGTCAGTTATGGGTTGGAACTGCAGGAGGAGGACTAAATTTATTTGATAAATATAGTCCTGATCGACAGGGAGCTTTTATCAAATACACCAAGAAAGAAGGATTGCCATCTGACATTGTAACTTCGGTTTTGGAAAGTAAAGATGGTGTAATCTGGGTGGGAACAGAAAATGGTTTGGCTCATTTCGATAGAAACACCAAAACATTCCTGACTTATTTCTTTTCAAATAGTTCTTTTGGTAATTTTTATGGTGAAAATGCATGTTTACGAAACGATAACGGATATCTTTTGTGGGGTACATTGGACGGATTGTTGGTTTTTGATCCGGGTGAACTGGATGCCAATAAAAAAGAAGTACCAAAGGTAACATTAACAGATTTATATGTGCTGGATCAAAGGATTGAAACAACACAGAAGAAATCTCCATTAACAGAATCAATTAATAAGGTTGATAAGGTAAAGCTTAAGAGCGAACAGAAAACATTTACCCTGTATTTTGCCTGTTTAGATTTAACAGATCCAAAAAGGAATAAGTATTCCTATAAGATGGAGAATTATGATCAGTTTTGGAGTAAAGCCAGCACTAATAACTGGGCTACCTATAAAAACATGCCTCCCGGCACCTATACTTTTATGGTTAAAGGATCAAATGCAGAAGGACAATGGAATGACGAAATCAAGACATGCCAGATTACAGTGTTGCCTACGTTTTGGAGATCAATATATGCCATCATATTATATGTTTTTGTGATAGCTCTATTAGGATTGGTGTTTATTCGTTTCTTGTTTAGAATCAATAAATTGAATACGGCTGTTAAAATGGAGAAGCAACTTACGGACTATAAGTTACGTTTCTTCACCAATGTTTCACATGAGTTTAGGACACCACTTACTCTTATTAAAGGAGCATTGGAGAGAATTAATGATGAAGAGAATCACTCACCGGAAGTGAATCGTCACCTGGCTCTGCTGAACAGAAATACCCAGCATATGTCAAGGTTGATTGATCAGCTGCTCGAATTCAGGAAGTTGCAAAATAATATACTCACTCTTAATCTTGAAAAGACTGAAATTAACGATTATGCTTTAAATGTATATTACGAATTTAAAGAGATAGCATTTCAAAAAGGTATTGATTACCAGTTTGAAGGGTTAGATGATAAATGGTATTTCTATGTCGATCGTAACAAATTGGAAAAGATATTATTCAACCTGTTATCTAATGCCTTTAAGTTTACTCCTCATAACGGATCCATTGTTTTTAAACTGCAAAAGGGTGAAGATGAAAAGAAATGTATTATCTCAGTTGCAGACTCGGGTATTGGAGTACCGAAGGATAAGCAGGATCTTCTGTTTAGCCGATTCAAGCAGGTTACATTTTCAGCAGAAGGTACAGGAGTAGGTCTTGAATTGGTGAAGGAATTTGTCGAAGCTCATCAGGGTAAAGTTAGTTATCAACCAAATGAAGGCAAAGGTTCGGTATTCACTGTTGAACTGCCGACCAATGAAGAGCTATACAAAGATGCTAACTATGTTAACTCTCAGCCTACAGTTGAAAATGCAGATAAGATTATTGAACAGAAAGTAGAGGCTGAAATTAAGCGTCCGGCTAGTCCATCCAGTTCAAAGCTTCTGATCATTGATGATAACTATGATATAAGAGAGTATCTGAATGAGGAACTAAGGCATCACTTTAATGTTGAGCTGGCTGTTGATGGAAAAGAAGGCCTTGAAAAAGCCATTGCCATCAATCCAACATTGATTATTTGTGATGTAAAGATGCCTGAAATGGATGGTCTGGAAGTGACGCGCCGTTTGAAAGATAATTTTGAAACAAGTCATATACCTATTATTCTTCTTACTGCCATGTCGTCGGATACCATTAAACTTCAAGGCAGCGAGAGTGGAGCAGATGCTTATATAATGAAGCCATTTAGTCTTAAGTATCTGTTGTCAAGGATTTATGGACTGATTGAGCAAAGAGAGAGGCTTAAGAAGCGCTTCTCTGTTGATATTGATGTGAAGATTGGTGCACTGAGTGAAGAGAAAAAAGATAAGGAGTTCTATACCCTGATTAATGATATAGTTGATAAACATCTGTCAGATGCCAATTTTACGGTTACTGAATTTACTGAGCAAGCCGGACTCTCTCGTACTATCTTTTACAAAAAGGTAAAAGGGTTAACTGGTTATTCTCCTAATGAACTGATAAAAATTAAGCGAATGAAGCGGGCAGCAGAACTTCTGGTAGAACGAAAGCATACTGTTTCAGAAGTTTCGTGGCAAGTAGGTATTGAAGATCCATTCTATTTTAGTAAGTGTTTTAAAGCTCAGTTTGGTTGTGCTCCTTCGAAGTTTGGTGTGGAAGATTTGAAGTTAGATTCAAGTCAGGAAAAGCCTGAAGAATAAAAGTAAATACCGTAAAATAGGATATTGTATTGAGAGCATAAGCTTGTTGAGGCTTACTTTTATTTTAAATCATGAAGATTGGTCATCTATTTTTGTAGGTTGATTGAGAATGATATGTTGAAATGATAGAGAATACAGAAGATCAGTTACCAAACCTTTAGATTGTAATAAACTGACAAATATTGAAAGGACTCAGTCATGGGCCTCATCAATTATTTAGTGAAGTAGTTTTTAAGAACTGAATTTTAAAACTATGCAATAAAAAAGAGGAATCTCAAAAACTGAAATTCCTCTTCTTACCTAAAACTATATTACTAATTACTTCTAAAATCAAAATTCAAAACCATTCTGATACCTTCATCGCCTACTTTAATGCGAATATTACCGGGCTGACTATGAGGTCCCTGTTGTGAAGTTGGTTTAAACGATTGTATAGCAGGTATATCATATAAGAATGAAATGTCTCCTTCCGGAAATCCCGGCATGGTTCTTCTACCATTTTGTCTGCCTTTTGGTTCTTCGGGAGTAAATAC contains:
- a CDS encoding two-component regulator propeller domain-containing protein yields the protein MILYLFTGIGIYAQETITFSQISTKEGLSQNTVRSILVDNKGFLWVGTLDGLVRYDGNRFITYKPEADSPTNIPDQRVKGIFEDRNGFIWILTYANSFSCYNPNTEDFIEFSYEGKNISLPFTHFAETSDGNVWLWGGNGCVKMAMGANNLPEVLFHSSVNKKQLTDENINFLFEDSAKSIWIGTESGLNCFNPSGDIQHFFKGNDDGDFVAAVEESGIIYFLMANGTIHRFNQSAKTFISSFRSPVEDTFRDLKRMNNSYLVASTLNEQLFKIDISTGNYFKNALNLSHTFKGSPQLYLDNKKGLWVYDYSGMVFYYNPEKDIIKSFQLIKPEIANVIDDGRYNILIDNEGVYWITTYGSGLYRYDAEKDQLTNYKYDQLKNSPASDYMLSIIDDKYGNLWIGCEYAGVIKVVKEKYHAEYIKPEVAGSIGTKNNVRVIVKDSDSNIWLGTKNGSLYLYDKDLNNKRIVMKNINPYTVCEDDRGRIWVGTKGNGVYVIDKKTFKEYYHFTASDDNDQSLSHNSIFDIIQDTDKRIWIASFGGGIDLVEETDQGIAFKHFLNNKGNLSFVRCLIQDREGNIWAGSYEGLISFRFEEININPNAYTIYTYNSGHPVGLNCNDVKTVYEDSFGQLWVGTAGGGLNLFDKYSPDRQGAFIKYTKKEGLPSDIVTSVLESKDGVIWVGTENGLAHFDRNTKTFLTYFFSNSSFGNFYGENACLRNDNGYLLWGTLDGLLVFDPGELDANKKEVPKVTLTDLYVLDQRIETTQKKSPLTESINKVDKVKLKSEQKTFTLYFACLDLTDPKRNKYSYKMENYDQFWSKASTNNWATYKNMPPGTYTFMVKGSNAEGQWNDEIKTCQITVLPTFWRSIYAIILYVFVIALLGLVFIRFLFRINKLNTAVKMEKQLTDYKLRFFTNVSHEFRTPLTLIKGALERINDEENHSPEVNRHLALLNRNTQHMSRLIDQLLEFRKLQNNILTLNLEKTEINDYALNVYYEFKEIAFQKGIDYQFEGLDDKWYFYVDRNKLEKILFNLLSNAFKFTPHNGSIVFKLQKGEDEKKCIISVADSGIGVPKDKQDLLFSRFKQVTFSAEGTGVGLELVKEFVEAHQGKVSYQPNEGKGSVFTVELPTNEELYKDANYVNSQPTVENADKIIEQKVEAEIKRPASPSSSKLLIIDDNYDIREYLNEELRHHFNVELAVDGKEGLEKAIAINPTLIICDVKMPEMDGLEVTRRLKDNFETSHIPIILLTAMSSDTIKLQGSESGADAYIMKPFSLKYLLSRIYGLIEQRERLKKRFSVDIDVKIGALSEEKKDKEFYTLINDIVDKHLSDANFTVTEFTEQAGLSRTIFYKKVKGLTGYSPNELIKIKRMKRAAELLVERKHTVSEVSWQVGIEDPFYFSKCFKAQFGCAPSKFGVEDLKLDSSQEKPEE